A window of Halomonas sp. H10-9-1 contains these coding sequences:
- a CDS encoding XRE family transcriptional regulator has protein sequence MTATNDQDAALRIASGRKPFVEPLRLGERLREIRLANQWTLEDVSQRTGLARSTLSKIENDQISPTFTAVQKLIGGLGIDLPQLLSPPRQQARTTGRRDLTRRGQGELHPTPTYEHELLSCELAQKRMIPFKTIVRARHFDEFSEWVRHDGEEFLMVLEGEILLYTEFYEPLGLESGDSIYFDSAMGHALVSTSSEDAVVLSVCTRSEAA, from the coding sequence ATGACAGCAACCAACGATCAGGATGCCGCCCTGCGCATCGCCTCCGGACGCAAGCCCTTCGTCGAGCCGCTGCGCCTCGGCGAACGCCTGCGTGAGATCCGCCTGGCCAACCAGTGGACGCTGGAAGACGTCAGCCAACGCACCGGCCTGGCACGCTCGACCCTGTCGAAGATCGAGAACGACCAGATCTCCCCCACCTTCACCGCGGTCCAGAAGTTGATCGGCGGGCTGGGAATCGACCTTCCCCAGCTGCTCTCACCGCCTCGCCAGCAGGCACGCACCACGGGGCGGCGCGACCTGACCCGGCGCGGCCAGGGCGAACTGCACCCGACCCCAACCTACGAGCACGAGCTGCTCAGCTGCGAACTGGCCCAGAAGCGCATGATTCCCTTCAAGACCATCGTGCGGGCACGCCACTTCGACGAGTTCAGCGAGTGGGTCCGCCACGACGGCGAGGAGTTCCTGATGGTGCTGGAGGGCGAGATCCTGCTGTATACCGAGTTCTACGAGCCGCTGGGGCTGGAGAGCGGTGACAGCATCTACTTCGACAGCGCCATGGGCCATGCGCTGGTCTCGACCAGCAGCGAGGATGCCGTGGTACTGTCGGTATGTACCCGCAGCGAGGCCGCCTGA
- a CDS encoding histone deacetylase family protein, whose protein sequence is MITGYITHPDCHLHHMGPEHPESPLRLEAIRARLSLSGTLQQTMQSEARPATEEELALVHPVRHLRALDKCVPEQGIVTLDSDTMMNPDSLKAARVAAGAVIRGVDQVFRQQADNVFCAVRPPGHHAEATDAMGFCFYNNVAVGAAYARKKYGARRIAILDFDVHQCNGTIDIFKDDPEVLVCTSFQFPFYPWRYLRSEWQNVINTPLSAGTDSATFRRAVEDDWLPALHRFKPDLVLLSSGFDAHREDEMAELCLEDEDFHWVTRMALEIAELYADGRLVSVLEGGYHLESLGRCVDAHVKALLGLPLSDDAADRQAAEPTAAPGGRS, encoded by the coding sequence ATGATCACCGGTTATATCACCCATCCCGACTGCCACCTCCACCATATGGGGCCGGAGCACCCGGAAAGCCCCTTGCGCCTGGAGGCGATCCGGGCCCGCCTGTCCCTGTCGGGCACCCTGCAGCAGACCATGCAGTCGGAAGCGCGGCCGGCCACCGAGGAAGAGCTCGCCCTGGTCCATCCGGTTCGCCACCTGCGCGCCCTGGATAAGTGCGTGCCGGAACAGGGGATCGTCACCCTCGACAGTGACACCATGATGAACCCCGACAGCCTCAAGGCGGCCCGCGTCGCCGCCGGGGCGGTGATCCGTGGCGTCGATCAGGTGTTTCGCCAGCAGGCCGACAATGTCTTCTGCGCGGTGCGCCCGCCCGGTCATCACGCCGAAGCCACCGATGCCATGGGGTTCTGCTTCTATAACAATGTCGCGGTGGGAGCCGCCTACGCCCGCAAGAAGTACGGCGCGCGGCGCATTGCCATCCTCGACTTCGATGTCCACCAGTGCAACGGCACCATCGACATCTTCAAGGACGACCCCGAGGTGCTGGTCTGTACCAGCTTCCAGTTCCCCTTCTACCCCTGGCGCTACCTGCGCAGCGAATGGCAGAACGTCATCAACACGCCGCTCTCCGCCGGCACCGACAGCGCCACCTTCCGCCGCGCGGTCGAGGATGACTGGCTGCCCGCCCTGCACCGCTTCAAGCCCGACCTGGTACTGCTCTCCTCGGGCTTCGATGCCCACCGTGAGGATGAGATGGCAGAGCTCTGCCTCGAGGACGAGGACTTCCACTGGGTGACCCGGATGGCACTGGAGATCGCCGAGCTCTATGCCGATGGGCGACTGGTATCGGTACTCGAGGGCGGCTATCACCTGGAGTCGCTGGGACGCTGTGTGGATGCCCATGTCAAGGCGCTACTGGGACTGCCGCTCAGCGATGACGCTGCCGACCGTCAGGCCGCCGAACCCACCGCCGCCCCGGGCGGCCGCAGCTAA
- a CDS encoding bifunctional acetate--CoA ligase family protein/GNAT family N-acetyltransferase yields the protein MSTRFLRHFFEPRTIAVIGASEKSESLGGIVIRNLLEGEFPGTIWAVNPKGYSSVHGQPAFSRVSQLPEVPDLAVICSPVETVPGRIARLGSFGCRAALVLSGGSHLDEERDGKASIRSRMLEAARASGIRVLGPECMGLIVPGRRLNASYANQVIKRGKVAYLGQSGMLGTAMIDWAAGRGVGFSHLITLGDSVDVMLPDLLDYINQYSPTQAILLHLEKVMDAQHFMTALRDASRNRLVLAIKSGRTPESDLTGLPPTPGIANRDQLFDAAFSRAGVVRVHDSDELFDALMTLSRMKPLRGDRLAIVSNGLGPAMLAIDKLINAGGKLADFSEKTRDALRSGGLDISKPGENPVDLGGNATPEMMVDALEIVAADPGVDAVLVVHAPTRLAPSKVTAQALVANRKRFRRNLLTSFMGLEEAFSARHECNLAGIPTYVSPEQAVKAFMHMVNFQRVQALLQETPPSLPFSTTRESRVRCRKLIETVKAEGRETLTHSETAQVLEAYGIPVATRRYVTTAEEGAAAAEAFEGSMALKVIHEGNCRPFRYRKHPHRLSAGLLQDLRTPQQVAEGVELLGEKIAEKYPAFEVREYCLQPMQRGKHSMQVCAGITRDPVFGPVVVFGIGGYKVNILADRQVALPPLNMRLAEDTIEHTHVARLIHEHSRDPRRDIDRLCQLLVKLSQMASDLLELRGLEINPLLLNRDDMVAVDFAMDLGQPARFAIMPYPEELREWVTLNNGWDVEVRPIRAEDAPLITSFHGQLSEESIRFRYFHNKADLTQRDLSMLSHINYDRQMAFIAEHLLEDGRKEMLGVVRVWNDPDNIRTEFSVIIRDDLQGLGIGSLLMNKMINYCRSVGTLEMIGKIMVDNHPMRALMKHLGFKQRYNMEEQVVDAVLRLNEPESDWQRHRLESLPD from the coding sequence TTGAGCACCCGTTTCCTCCGCCACTTCTTCGAACCTCGCACCATCGCCGTGATCGGCGCCTCGGAAAAGTCGGAATCCCTGGGGGGCATCGTCATCCGTAACCTGCTGGAGGGGGAGTTTCCCGGCACGATCTGGGCGGTGAACCCCAAGGGTTACAGCAGCGTGCATGGCCAGCCGGCCTTCTCGCGTGTCTCCCAGCTTCCCGAGGTGCCCGACCTGGCGGTGATCTGCTCACCGGTCGAGACGGTACCGGGCCGTATCGCCAGGCTAGGCAGCTTCGGCTGCCGCGCCGCTCTGGTGCTCTCCGGTGGCTCGCATCTCGACGAGGAGCGTGATGGCAAGGCCTCGATCCGCAGCCGCATGCTGGAGGCGGCCCGCGCCTCCGGCATACGGGTTCTGGGTCCCGAGTGCATGGGGCTGATCGTCCCCGGACGGCGTCTCAACGCCTCCTATGCCAACCAGGTCATCAAGCGCGGCAAGGTCGCCTATCTCGGTCAGTCGGGCATGCTGGGCACGGCGATGATCGACTGGGCGGCGGGCCGCGGGGTGGGCTTCTCCCACCTGATCACCCTGGGGGATAGCGTCGACGTGATGCTTCCCGACCTGCTGGATTACATCAACCAGTACTCGCCGACCCAGGCAATCCTGCTGCATCTCGAGAAGGTGATGGATGCCCAGCATTTCATGACCGCGCTGCGCGATGCCTCACGCAACCGTCTGGTGCTGGCGATCAAGAGCGGGCGCACCCCCGAGTCCGACCTCACCGGGCTACCGCCAACCCCGGGGATTGCCAACCGCGACCAGCTGTTCGATGCCGCCTTCTCCCGGGCCGGCGTGGTTCGCGTGCATGACTCCGACGAGCTGTTCGACGCCCTGATGACCCTGTCACGCATGAAGCCCCTGCGTGGCGACCGACTGGCGATCGTCTCCAACGGCCTGGGGCCGGCGATGCTGGCCATCGACAAGCTGATCAACGCCGGCGGCAAGCTGGCGGACTTCAGCGAGAAGACGCGTGACGCCCTGCGTAGTGGCGGCCTGGATATCAGCAAGCCCGGCGAGAACCCCGTCGACCTGGGGGGCAACGCCACGCCAGAAATGATGGTGGATGCGTTGGAGATCGTCGCCGCGGATCCCGGTGTCGATGCGGTGCTGGTGGTGCATGCCCCCACTCGCCTGGCGCCTTCCAAGGTGACTGCCCAGGCGCTGGTGGCCAACCGCAAGCGGTTCCGCCGCAACCTGTTGACCAGCTTCATGGGCCTCGAAGAGGCCTTCTCGGCTCGCCACGAATGCAACCTGGCAGGGATCCCCACCTATGTGTCGCCCGAGCAGGCGGTGAAGGCCTTCATGCACATGGTGAACTTCCAGCGCGTCCAGGCGCTATTGCAGGAGACGCCCCCGAGCCTGCCGTTCTCCACCACCCGCGAGAGTCGTGTCCGCTGCCGCAAGCTGATCGAGACGGTGAAGGCCGAGGGGCGCGAAACGTTGACCCACTCCGAGACCGCCCAGGTGCTGGAGGCCTACGGCATTCCCGTGGCGACCCGGCGCTATGTGACGACAGCGGAGGAGGGTGCCGCGGCAGCGGAGGCGTTCGAGGGCAGCATGGCCCTCAAGGTGATCCACGAGGGCAACTGCCGACCGTTCCGCTATCGCAAGCATCCTCACCGCCTCTCCGCCGGCCTGCTTCAGGACCTGAGGACGCCGCAGCAGGTAGCAGAGGGTGTCGAGTTGCTGGGCGAGAAGATCGCCGAGAAATATCCCGCCTTCGAGGTGCGTGAGTATTGCCTGCAGCCCATGCAGCGCGGCAAGCACTCCATGCAGGTGTGCGCCGGCATTACCCGCGATCCGGTGTTCGGCCCGGTGGTGGTGTTCGGCATCGGCGGCTACAAGGTCAATATCCTGGCCGACCGCCAGGTGGCGCTGCCGCCGCTCAACATGCGCCTGGCCGAGGACACCATCGAGCACACCCATGTGGCGCGCCTGATCCATGAGCACTCCCGCGACCCGCGCCGCGATATCGACAGGCTTTGCCAGCTACTGGTCAAGCTGTCGCAGATGGCCAGCGACCTGCTCGAGCTGCGTGGCCTGGAGATCAACCCGCTGCTGCTCAATCGCGATGACATGGTGGCGGTGGACTTCGCCATGGATCTCGGCCAACCGGCGCGCTTCGCGATCATGCCCTATCCCGAGGAGCTCAGGGAGTGGGTCACGCTCAATAACGGCTGGGACGTCGAGGTGCGCCCGATCCGCGCCGAGGATGCGCCGCTGATCACCAGCTTCCATGGGCAGCTCTCCGAGGAGAGCATCCGCTTCCGCTACTTCCACAACAAGGCAGACCTGACACAGCGCGACCTGTCGATGCTCTCGCATATCAACTACGACCGGCAGATGGCCTTTATCGCCGAGCACCTGCTGGAGGATGGCAGGAAGGAGATGCTGGGCGTGGTCAGGGTCTGGAACGACCCCGACAACATCCGCACCGAGTTCTCGGTCATCATCCGCGACGACCTGCAGGGCCTGGGCATCGGCAGCCTGCTGATGAACAAGATGATCAATTACTGCCGCAGCGTCGGCACCCTGGAGATGATCGGCAAGATCATGGTCGACAATCACCCCATGCGCGCGCTGATGAAGCACCTGGGCTTCAAGCAGCGCTACAACATGGAGGAGCAGGTGGTCGACGCGGTGCTGCGCCTCAATGAACCCGAGAGCGACTGGCAGCGCCACCGCCTGGAGAGCCTGCCGGACTGA
- the pdxH gene encoding pyridoxamine 5'-phosphate oxidase → MTRNIADIRRDYEGGQLDEAQVTDDPMQLFEEWLALALESEGLDGNAMTLATADNQGRPHARVVLLKGIDEQGFVFYTNYHSHKGSELTNVPHAALTFWWPSLARQVRIEGRVEEVSEQESDDYFASRPRASQLGAWIATQSVVIPDRTWIEERQARFEQAYEGQQIPRPVHWGGYRVIPEMVEFWQGQPSRLHDRIRFERRDGDWHHFRLAP, encoded by the coding sequence ATGACACGCAACATTGCCGATATCCGCCGTGACTACGAAGGCGGCCAGCTCGACGAGGCCCAGGTTACCGATGACCCCATGCAGCTGTTCGAGGAGTGGCTGGCCCTGGCGCTGGAGAGCGAGGGCCTCGACGGCAACGCCATGACCCTGGCCACCGCGGACAACCAGGGGCGACCCCACGCGCGAGTGGTGCTGCTCAAGGGCATCGATGAGCAGGGTTTCGTCTTCTATACCAACTACCACAGCCACAAGGGCAGTGAACTGACCAATGTTCCCCACGCCGCCCTGACCTTCTGGTGGCCATCGCTGGCTCGCCAGGTGCGCATCGAGGGGCGTGTCGAGGAGGTCAGCGAGCAGGAGTCCGACGATTACTTCGCCAGTCGTCCCCGGGCCAGCCAGCTCGGCGCCTGGATCGCCACCCAGAGTGTGGTCATCCCGGATCGCACCTGGATCGAGGAGCGTCAGGCACGCTTCGAACAGGCCTACGAGGGGCAGCAGATCCCGCGCCCGGTGCACTGGGGGGGCTACCGCGTCATCCCCGAGATGGTGGAGTTCTGGCAGGGTCAGCCCAGCCGCCTCCACGACCGTATCCGCTTCGAGCGCCGCGACGGCGACTGGCACCACTTCCGCCTGGCGCCCTGA
- a CDS encoding AzlD domain-containing protein, whose translation MSTLSLLLFIGVCALATFATRVIPFVALARHADHPLILHLGRYLPPTVMMILVIYSLRDFRPLLDGRLNAGASGWPMIAAAIIVALLHLWRRNALLSIIGGTGAYMAMVQLGWMW comes from the coding sequence ATGAGCACCCTGTCACTGCTGCTGTTCATCGGCGTCTGCGCCCTGGCGACCTTCGCTACCCGGGTCATCCCCTTCGTGGCCCTGGCCAGGCACGCCGACCACCCGTTGATCCTGCACCTGGGGCGCTACCTGCCCCCCACGGTGATGATGATCCTGGTGATCTATTCACTGCGCGACTTTCGCCCGCTGCTCGATGGCCGGCTCAACGCCGGTGCGAGCGGCTGGCCGATGATCGCGGCCGCGATCATCGTCGCCCTCCTGCACCTGTGGCGGCGCAACGCCCTGCTGTCGATCATCGGCGGCACCGGCGCCTATATGGCCATGGTCCAGCTTGGCTGGATGTGGTGA
- a CDS encoding AzlC family ABC transporter permease: protein MSLPYAWKEAGKLTLPVMFGYLPLGAAYGILAVEVGMPWWAAVMMSLVIYAGAGQFLAVALLAAGAGLMELAVATLMLNSRHLFYGLSLLKRFQGAGWRKPYLIFALTDETYSLITSLPAERAGDQTLAFRVSLLNQAWWVLGSIAGVLAGTTLSFDSRGIEFALTALFIVLTLEQARRLRRWLPFAIAMLTGLGALLLLPDRHLLLGAIGAASLILLLHYRHVQHQEARA, encoded by the coding sequence GTGTCATTACCGTATGCCTGGAAGGAAGCCGGGAAGCTTACCCTGCCCGTGATGTTCGGCTACCTGCCGCTGGGAGCCGCCTACGGGATCCTCGCCGTGGAGGTCGGCATGCCCTGGTGGGCGGCGGTGATGATGTCGCTGGTAATCTATGCCGGCGCCGGCCAGTTTCTCGCCGTTGCGCTGCTCGCCGCCGGCGCCGGACTCATGGAACTGGCCGTGGCCACCCTGATGCTCAATTCCCGGCACCTCTTCTATGGTCTCTCGCTGCTCAAGCGCTTCCAAGGGGCCGGTTGGCGCAAGCCCTACCTGATCTTCGCCCTCACCGACGAGACCTACTCGCTGATCACCAGCCTGCCCGCCGAGCGCGCCGGCGACCAGACTCTAGCCTTCCGGGTCAGCCTGCTCAACCAGGCCTGGTGGGTGCTGGGCTCCATCGCCGGGGTGCTGGCAGGCACCACGCTCTCCTTTGACAGTCGGGGCATCGAGTTCGCCCTCACGGCGCTATTCATCGTGCTCACCCTCGAGCAGGCGCGCCGCCTGCGCCGCTGGTTGCCCTTCGCCATCGCCATGCTGACCGGGCTGGGTGCCCTGCTGCTGCTGCCTGACCGCCATCTGCTGCTGGGCGCCATCGGCGCGGCCAGCCTGATCTTGCTGCTGCACTATCGCCACGTCCAGCACCAGGAGGCACGCGCATGA
- a CDS encoding cytochrome b/b6 domain-containing protein, with protein sequence MTRLLVWDIPVRLFHWSLVALVGLSFYTMKTEGAPFVFPVEIHARAGYLLLGLLLFRWLWGLLGSPHARFASFLRSPGSMIDYGRRLLGGRPPAFAGHNPLGGAMVLVMLLSLSFQAVSGLFMTDDIFFKAPLNGWVGGDTVDILMALHHLNANLLVLLIAGHLLALVVHRLKGERLVGAMITGRKALERRPEDEPGAGLERRTASLWLALVLVVLCALPVIWLWYA encoded by the coding sequence ATGACTCGACTGTTGGTTTGGGATATCCCGGTTCGCCTTTTTCACTGGTCCCTGGTGGCCCTGGTGGGGCTCTCGTTCTACACGATGAAGACCGAGGGCGCGCCCTTCGTCTTTCCGGTCGAGATCCATGCCCGCGCGGGTTACCTGCTGCTGGGACTGCTGCTGTTTCGCTGGCTCTGGGGGCTGCTGGGCAGCCCTCATGCGCGTTTCGCCAGCTTCCTGCGCTCCCCCGGCAGCATGATCGACTATGGCCGGCGCCTGCTCGGCGGCAGACCGCCCGCGTTCGCCGGCCACAACCCCCTGGGCGGCGCCATGGTCCTGGTCATGCTGCTGTCACTGTCGTTCCAGGCGGTCAGCGGCCTGTTCATGACCGATGATATCTTCTTCAAGGCGCCGCTGAACGGCTGGGTGGGCGGTGATACCGTCGATATCCTCATGGCGCTCCATCACCTCAACGCCAACCTGCTGGTGCTGCTGATCGCCGGCCATCTGTTGGCACTGGTGGTACACCGCTTGAAGGGAGAGCGGCTGGTGGGCGCCATGATCACCGGCCGCAAGGCACTCGAACGGCGTCCCGAGGATGAGCCCGGCGCTGGCCTCGAGCGTCGTACGGCGAGCCTGTGGCTGGCCCTGGTCCTGGTCGTGCTCTGTGCCCTGCCAGTGATCTGGCTGTGGTACGCATGA
- a CDS encoding cytochrome c yields MTVTFRPLIALGLSAALALPLAVQAAEPEDAIDYRQSALRVMAWQLGPMGDMAQGDIEYDAEEFATRANNLAAVAHLPWEGFMEGTLQGDDHDAETDALAKIADDWEGFEEKQETFKQEAATLAQMVEDGEEFNALRRQVGAVGNSCKGCHDDFRAE; encoded by the coding sequence ATGACCGTGACGTTCCGTCCCCTTATCGCCCTCGGCCTGTCGGCCGCGCTTGCCCTGCCGCTCGCCGTCCAGGCCGCAGAACCCGAGGATGCCATCGACTATCGCCAGTCGGCCCTGCGTGTGATGGCCTGGCAGCTGGGTCCCATGGGCGACATGGCCCAGGGCGATATCGAGTATGACGCGGAAGAGTTTGCTACCCGGGCCAACAACCTGGCAGCCGTTGCCCACCTGCCCTGGGAAGGTTTCATGGAAGGCACCCTGCAGGGCGACGACCATGATGCCGAGACCGACGCCCTGGCCAAGATTGCCGATGACTGGGAAGGCTTCGAGGAGAAGCAGGAGACATTCAAGCAGGAGGCCGCCACCCTGGCCCAGATGGTCGAGGACGGCGAGGAGTTCAACGCCCTGCGCCGCCAGGTCGGCGCCGTGGGCAACAGCTGCAAGGGGTGTCACGACGATTTCCGTGCCGAGTAG
- a CDS encoding DUF2069 domain-containing protein yields the protein MRAALERMEKDKGLDVLTAKMRRLVLGSYAALMAMMIYRGMQIEGDTGPLVPIIAFVLPLVLFLPSLIGRRPRGHAWLAFVSLLYFAQGVMVATLPGQGLRGVVEAVVSLALFAGCTGYARFRSRQLRGTANGS from the coding sequence ATGAGGGCCGCACTGGAGCGGATGGAGAAGGACAAGGGGCTCGATGTCCTGACCGCCAAGATGCGCCGGCTGGTACTCGGCAGCTACGCCGCGCTGATGGCCATGATGATCTATCGTGGCATGCAGATAGAGGGCGACACCGGCCCACTGGTGCCCATCATCGCCTTCGTGCTACCGCTGGTGCTCTTCCTGCCGTCGCTGATCGGTCGTCGCCCCCGTGGCCATGCCTGGCTGGCCTTCGTCAGCCTCCTCTACTTCGCCCAGGGCGTGATGGTCGCCACCCTTCCCGGGCAGGGCCTGCGTGGCGTGGTCGAGGCGGTGGTGTCACTGGCATTGTTTGCCGGCTGCACCGGCTATGCTCGCTTTCGCAGCCGACAGCTGCGAGGCACCGCCAACGGCAGCTGA
- the wrbA gene encoding NAD(P)H:quinone oxidoreductase: MSASLPYVLILYYSRHGATRAMAERLAAGVESLRGVEARLRTVPPVSATCEAVDPEIPAEGAVYASLDDLRHCAGLAIGSPTRFGNMAAPLKHFLDGTSELWLGGALIDKPATAFTSTSSLHGGQEATLLTMLVPLLHHGMVYAGLPYSETELMETTSGGTPYGASHLAGKRSDLPLDEHERSLAYAQGRRLARLALALSTLRESDS; the protein is encoded by the coding sequence ATGAGCGCTTCCCTGCCCTACGTGCTGATCCTCTACTACTCCCGGCACGGCGCCACCCGCGCCATGGCCGAGCGCCTCGCTGCCGGCGTGGAGTCCCTGCGTGGTGTCGAGGCGCGCCTGCGTACCGTACCACCGGTCTCCGCCACCTGTGAGGCGGTGGACCCCGAGATCCCTGCCGAGGGGGCGGTCTACGCCAGCCTGGACGACCTGCGACACTGCGCCGGCCTGGCCATCGGCAGCCCCACTCGCTTCGGCAACATGGCGGCGCCCCTCAAGCACTTCCTGGACGGGACCAGCGAGCTATGGCTGGGGGGCGCGCTGATCGACAAGCCGGCCACCGCCTTCACCTCGACCTCGAGCCTGCATGGTGGCCAGGAGGCGACGCTGCTGACCATGCTGGTGCCGCTGCTGCACCACGGCATGGTCTATGCCGGCCTGCCCTACAGCGAGACCGAGCTGATGGAGACCACCAGCGGGGGCACGCCCTATGGTGCCAGCCACCTGGCTGGTAAACGCAGCGACCTGCCCCTCGATGAGCATGAGCGAAGCCTGGCGTACGCCCAGGGACGCCGGCTGGCTCGCCTCGCCCTGGCGCTGTCCACGCTGCGGGAGAGCGACTCATGA
- the arsC gene encoding arsenate reductase (glutaredoxin) (This arsenate reductase requires both glutathione and glutaredoxin to convert arsenate to arsenite, after which the efflux transporter formed by ArsA and ArsB can extrude the arsenite from the cell, providing resistance.) codes for MTRITLLHNPRCSKSRQALALLEERGVEVAVRRYLDEPLDEAELRVLIDRLEGGVERLVRTKEAEWKALAADASDPEQVIRALLVHPRVMERPIADDGQRAVIGRPPEDILALLA; via the coding sequence ATGACCCGGATTACCCTGCTGCACAACCCGCGCTGCTCGAAGTCACGCCAGGCCCTGGCCCTGCTCGAGGAGCGTGGTGTCGAGGTCGCGGTGCGTCGCTATCTTGACGAGCCCCTGGACGAGGCAGAGCTGCGCGTCCTGATCGACCGGCTGGAGGGCGGTGTGGAGCGCCTGGTGCGCACCAAGGAGGCCGAGTGGAAGGCCCTTGCCGCCGATGCCAGTGACCCGGAGCAAGTGATCCGGGCGCTCCTCGTCCACCCGAGGGTCATGGAGCGGCCGATCGCCGACGATGGCCAGCGGGCCGTGATCGGTCGCCCTCCCGAGGATATCCTTGCGCTGCTGGCGTGA
- a CDS encoding gamma-glutamylcyclotransferase family protein translates to MRPRHLLTTLLIGTPLAAAGWLWLTMLSPFTYERPEHLDPIGEGPHEVFVYGTLRVPPVRWIVIGDRVETRPAYLEDWQRSGLDLEPAPGERVPGEVLTVAAEELARLDRYERLGIRYQRVRLTLADGSEAWVYRRLPEASPAAASP, encoded by the coding sequence ATGCGACCCCGACACCTGCTCACCACCCTCCTCATCGGCACCCCGCTGGCAGCAGCGGGGTGGTTATGGCTGACCATGCTCAGCCCCTTCACCTACGAACGCCCCGAGCATCTCGATCCCATCGGCGAGGGCCCCCATGAGGTCTTCGTCTATGGCACCCTGCGCGTGCCGCCGGTGCGCTGGATCGTGATCGGCGACCGGGTCGAGACCCGACCCGCCTACCTCGAGGACTGGCAACGGAGCGGGCTGGACCTCGAGCCGGCCCCCGGCGAGCGTGTGCCGGGCGAGGTATTGACCGTCGCCGCCGAGGAGCTTGCCCGGCTCGACCGCTACGAGCGGCTGGGCATTCGCTACCAGCGAGTCCGGCTCACCCTCGCCGACGGCAGCGAGGCCTGGGTCTATCGTCGCCTGCCCGAGGCCTCGCCGGCAGCGGCTTCTCCGTGA
- a CDS encoding DUF934 domain-containing protein has protein sequence MPDQAPHSASQRPYLFRGQPAVDDWQLIREGHPADGTPAIVPLSEWLEGEPGEARAPWLAADTELDDALAARLAAAPLIAIDFPKFTDGRGYSLARLLRERHGYRGEIRAIGDVLVDQLFFMRRCGFDGFSLREDQWLEDALRNLNVFSRAYQPAVDQPEPLFRRREREQRQAAREPAVA, from the coding sequence ATGCCTGATCAGGCCCCCCACTCCGCAAGCCAACGCCCCTACCTGTTCCGTGGCCAGCCGGCCGTCGATGACTGGCAGCTGATCCGCGAGGGCCACCCGGCGGATGGAACGCCGGCCATCGTGCCGCTGAGCGAGTGGCTCGAGGGCGAGCCTGGCGAAGCGCGCGCTCCCTGGCTTGCCGCCGATACCGAGCTCGATGACGCCCTGGCCGCCCGCCTCGCCGCGGCACCCCTGATTGCCATCGACTTCCCGAAGTTCACCGACGGTCGCGGCTACAGCCTGGCGCGGCTGCTGCGCGAGCGTCACGGCTATCGGGGCGAGATTCGCGCCATCGGCGATGTGCTGGTCGACCAGCTCTTCTTCATGCGCCGCTGCGGCTTCGACGGCTTCTCGCTGCGCGAGGACCAGTGGCTGGAGGACGCCCTGCGCAACCTGAATGTCTTCAGCCGCGCCTACCAGCCGGCGGTGGACCAGCCCGAGCCGCTGTTCCGGCGCCGCGAGCGCGAACAGCGCCAGGCCGCGCGCGAGCCGGCTGTCGCCTGA